A DNA window from Phragmites australis chromosome 11, lpPhrAust1.1, whole genome shotgun sequence contains the following coding sequences:
- the LOC133885492 gene encoding uncharacterized protein LOC133885492 isoform X2 has product MMLVLKMDKPKVLSPARFTASMHIEKRPVLVLSQGAGKSVLVFTRAKCALGSDSPDAVVALVLTHATGTPVMVSSPVSESPGAAPTGKTLLVFTPHRCAQGSDSPDAAAEQVLTQAAGTPVLVFTPDACGPGSDSPGEDVATAESPVAVVI; this is encoded by the exons ATGATGCTAGTGTTGAAG ATGGACAAGCCCAAAGTGCTGTCGCCGGCGAGGTTCACGGCGTCCATGCACATAGAGAAGAGGCCGGTGCTGGTTTTGTCGCAAGGCGCGGGCAAGTCGGTGCTGGTGTTCACGCGGGCCAAGTGCGCGCTCGGCTCGGACTCGCCGGACGCGGTCGTGGCGCTGGTTTTGACGCATGCAACGGGCACCCCGGTGATGGTGTCCTCGCCGGTCTCGGAGTCGCCAGGAGCA GCGCCCACGGGCAAGACGTTGCTGGTGTTCACGCCGCACCGGTGCGCGCAAGGCTCGGACTCGCCGGACGCGGCCGCGGAGCAGGTTTTGACGCAGGCAGCGGGCACGCCCGTGTTGGTGTTCACGCCGGACGCGTGCGGGCCAGGCTCAGACTCACCAGGCGAGGACGTGGCGACTGCGGAGTCACCAGTAGCAGTGGTCATTTGA
- the LOC133885492 gene encoding uncharacterized protein LOC133885492 isoform X1, whose amino-acid sequence MVLSSPPSLHEQMDKPKVLSPARFTASMHIEKRPVLVLSQGAGKSVLVFTRAKCALGSDSPDAVVALVLTHATGTPVMVSSPVSESPGAAPTGKTLLVFTPHRCAQGSDSPDAAAEQVLTQAAGTPVLVFTPDACGPGSDSPGEDVATAESPVAVVI is encoded by the exons ATggttctctcttctcctccttctttgCACGAACAGATGGACAAGCCCAAAGTGCTGTCGCCGGCGAGGTTCACGGCGTCCATGCACATAGAGAAGAGGCCGGTGCTGGTTTTGTCGCAAGGCGCGGGCAAGTCGGTGCTGGTGTTCACGCGGGCCAAGTGCGCGCTCGGCTCGGACTCGCCGGACGCGGTCGTGGCGCTGGTTTTGACGCATGCAACGGGCACCCCGGTGATGGTGTCCTCGCCGGTCTCGGAGTCGCCAGGAGCA GCGCCCACGGGCAAGACGTTGCTGGTGTTCACGCCGCACCGGTGCGCGCAAGGCTCGGACTCGCCGGACGCGGCCGCGGAGCAGGTTTTGACGCAGGCAGCGGGCACGCCCGTGTTGGTGTTCACGCCGGACGCGTGCGGGCCAGGCTCAGACTCACCAGGCGAGGACGTGGCGACTGCGGAGTCACCAGTAGCAGTGGTCATTTGA
- the LOC133884083 gene encoding uncharacterized protein LOC133884083 translates to MYNIIYIDEKWFYRTKQTQKCYLALDEEDLERTTQSKNFIEKVMFLAAVARPRFDMDGNMTFDGKIGIFPFTFVEPAQRSSANRARGTLVTKVLPSVTKDVSRDYIVNKLLPAIKEKWPVEEHGTPIFIQQDNAKTHIAVDDPTFVHAASSDGFDIRLMLQPPNSPDLNILDLGFFAALQALFQKSCPNGIEDIVAKDLWRTGIPMEIFLAFINGQPCLSMYNRE, encoded by the exons ATGTATAACATCATCTACATAGACGAGAAATGGTTTTATCGGACAAAGCAGACACAGAAATGCTATTTGGCGCTTGACGAGGAGGACCTGGAAAGAACTACACAAAGTAAGAACTTCATAGAGAAGGTTATGTTTCTGGCCGCAGTTGCGAGGCCTAGGTTTGATATGGATGGTAACATGACCTTTGATGGAAAAATAGGCATATTTCCTTTCACTTTTGTGGAGCCGGCTCAGAGGTCGAGTGCGAACAGGGCTCGTGGTACATTGGTAACCAAGGTGTTGCCGTCAGTCACCAAAGATGTTAGTCGTGATTACATCGTGAACAAGTTGTTGCCGGCGATCAAGGAGAAGTGGCCCGTGGAGGAACATGGTACCCCCATATTCATACAACAGGATAATGCAAAGACGCACATTGCAGTCGATGATCCAACGTTTGTTCATGCGGCCTCATCTGATGGGTTTGACATTCGGTTAATGTTACAGCCCCCGAACTCTCCCGACCTAAATATACTAGACCTTGGTTTTTTTGCGGCACTACAAGCTTTGTTCCAAAAGTCATGTCCAAATGGTATAGAGGACATCGTCGCGAAG GATTTGTGGAGGACTGGAATTCCTATGGAAATTTTTCTGGCGTTTATCAATGGTCAACCATGTTTATCAATGTATAACCGTGAATAG
- the LOC133884340 gene encoding F-box protein SKP2A-like, with translation MVSGRPVNGELDAWFNSLMVSSSSERGQAESGGAMPTLSGWKDLPMELLLRIISIVGDDRMVIVASGVCTGWRDALGWGVTNLTLSWCKQNMNNLMISLARKFTKLQVLTLRQNKPQLENSAVEAVANYCHDLRELDLSRSFRLSDRSLYALAHGCPRLTRLNISGCSNFSDTALTYLTCRCKNLKCLNLCGCVKSATDRALQAIAQNCGQLQSLNLGWCEDVTDKGVTSLASGCPDLRALDLCGCVLITDESVVALANGCPHLRSLGLYYCQNITDRAMYSLANSRVKSKRERWDKVKDEDGLANLNISQCTALTPPAVQAVCDSFPALHTCPGRHSLIISGCLSLTSVHCACALYRHRAGRALLPNHAY, from the exons ATGGTCAGCGGGAGGCCCGTGAATGGGGAATTGGATGCATGGTTCAATAGCCTCATGGTGTCTTCTAGCAGCGAGAGGGGGCAGGCTGAAAGTGGTGGTGCAATGCCTACGTTATCAGGTTGGAAGGATCTTCCAATGGAGTTGCTGCTGCGGATTATATCAATAGTTGGAGATGATAGGATGGTCATTGTTGCATCTGGTGTTTGCACTGGCTGGCGTGATGCACTGGGATGGGGTGTCACTAATCTTACCCTCTCATG GTGCAAGCAGAACATGAATAACTTAATGATATCACTTGCTCGCAAGTTTACTAAGTTGCAAGTTCTCACTCTTCGGCAAAATAAACCTCAGCTTGAAAATAGTGCAGTAGAAGCTGTTGCCAACTACTGTCATGATCTACGTGAGTTAGACCTCAGCAGAAGCTTCAGGCTCAGTGACCGCTCCTTGTATGCATTGGCCCATGGATGCCCACGGCTTACAAGACTGAACATCAGCGGGTGTTCCAATTTCAGTGATACTGCCTTGACTTACCTTACTTGCCGCTGTAAAAACCTGAAGTGCTTGAATTTGTGTGGATGCGTGAAATCTGCTACGGACAGAGCTTTACAG GCCATTGCTCAGAATTGTGGGCAGCTGCAATCTTTAAACCTAGGCTGGTGTGAGGATGTCACAGATAAGGGAGTGACCAGCTTAGCATCGGGATGTCCTGATCTCAGAGCTTTAGACTTGTGCGGTTGTGTTCTTATAACAG ATGAGAGCGTGGTTGCTCTTGCCAACGGATGTCCTCACCTTCGATCTTTAGGCCTGTACTACTGCCAGAACATCACAGACCGTGCCATGTACTCCCTCGCAAACAGCCGTGTGAAGAGCAAGCGCGAGAGGTGGGATAAGGTGAAGGACGAAGACGGGCTCGCAAACCTCAACATCAGCCAATGCACGGCCCTGACGCCTCCGGCCGTGCAGGCGGTCTGCGACTCCTTCCCGGCGCTCCACACTTGCCCTGGGAGGCACTCCCTCATCATCAGCGGCTGCCTCAGCCTGACGTCCGTCCACTGCGCCTGCGCCCTCTACCGGCACCGTGCTGGAAGAGCCCTGTTGCCCAACCATGCTTACTAG